The Bombyx mori chromosome 28, ASM3026992v2 genomic interval CAACTATAATAACTGAAAGTATCAGAAATCAAGGCAGATTGTTTGTGAATTCACTCTGACTACACCCAAACTCTTGCCATAAGATTTTACATGATAGTGTAAAAGATGCAATTCTTATTTGCAAATTGTTATGTCATAGTTGAAttgattaaaatgttattatcgaccagaagtgaggtagttaacaaaaagaaataaataacacagaactggcctaattatatttcactgaattaacaaaacttctaacaaaattatttcaatttactattaacgaaaactgttaaaattacataagtcccaaacatgtttcaacaagaaccgcacacacgaacgccacgcacaaaaagaggcaaaggcgcagcgagggatcgtttttatagttttagcgctggctctcggtcgggggttgcctgGACTTGGTAACAATGTGGTATTTTAAAGATGAGATATTTTATAGactagtttttaaactacaaacCCTTTATCTATGGGTGTTGTGAACCATTGACAGAGCTTTTTCTCTAAAGCAAGTGGGAGAAACATTAACCACCATCATTTAGGATTCTTTGCCATTCCTAATATCCTACTTGCCCAGGCAAATAGAACCCTTTTTGTAGGttttaaaaaatgtacaaattcatcatcattcttcttACAGaatgtagaaaataaatacaCTTCTGTTTCAAGGGCTGTTATATCATTATCATTGTATTGCTTTGTTTTGGACAGTCAACTTGTAAATAAAGATCTGTAGGAATTGGGAGGTATATGACGAAGGCAAGATCTTCCTGAGAGAGTGATATTGCTAAGTATACTGACGGTCCGAATtaatgttcggaacttgtatatatgcatgcttattttgaaaatgtcaatCCTTTAGCTCACAAAAATGAAAAGCTGCTGTCCATAGCAATAAAAGTCTTATGTTGATAGAATTTCTTATCAGTACTTATAGCATTTGTGAAATAATTTGTTTAGGTTAGATAAACTGAAAAAACACCGACCCATTGATAGACTCAAGAGAAATATCTCAGGAACCTACCCAATTATACACGAGAGGATCTTGATGCTTATGACGCACTTCCTATTGTACAAACGGTAAGAATGAAAGGAAGaagatgtataataaaataaattgtattgaaaTTATCCACAACTTTCATTGCTATTCAGTCAAACAATCGTTTATCGCCTAACTTAGTATTAAGTGCCACCGAATCTGTTCTTGGCCTATGAGGTTTCAAATTTAATTGCACATTGTAGTGTCACGTACTATTATCTGGAATTTGTGAATGCTTTATTGTAACAGTGGTACACTGTGAACTTAACAATACATCAAAATTTATCTTGCATTTATGTGAACTTTtcttctatactatctatactatctaCTATTTTTCTATCCGGAGGTCTAAATATTGTAGTAATATTTTTTggagacatattattataaattacaatgcttttaattgaacttaatttgaaacatttatttttcagtgAATTTGGTAGTAGCATAGAGAAAGCATTTTACAAGGACATGACGATTCCGGAACTCATAGACAGATTGTTGCTGAAAAGAGCAGTCTCGTTCATGGGTGAATTAGACAGTTATTTATTGCTCAGTGGAGAATCTGGGTGAgaacatattttaatatattacacaaaaacagCAAGTTAAGTTGGAACACTAAAATAAAGTTAAGTGTTGccacagcaaaaaaaacagttttaactTATGTTGCCATACACATTTTTAGCACAGTGCTGGTGTTGAGACTCCACTTTTAGAATAAGGTGAGGCACTCTTAGTAAAAAGAGGAAGTTTTTTGTAACAGGGAAATGGCTGGCAAAGAACTGAAGATAGGATAGTAAGTTACATCCCATAATCAAACCATTTTTTGGCAGTGAAGACGGATGGGAAAACGTAGGGACACTGCAGCAACGTCCACCATTGCTGCTGGAGAATGTATTGAGCTACGATGAGATGAAGCTATCAGCGTTTCTTTTCGTCAGCGGACCAACTGAATGTATTAACGACGGCTCCAGACATAACTCCGGTGTAGTTAAAGATGACGACATCGAACAAGAGGCAATTATTATaggtataattattttcttctatTCCCCTGTGGCATCTCAGCATAGCTATATTTAATGTGACATTTCAGGCGCGATCGGGCCGCGTTTCGAACGTACCAATCGCATGGACTACGAGGACATCGTGATATCGAGCACACAGAACAGTGAGGAGCGCGGCTACGGCGAGCACGTGACGCCGACCACGTGTCTGCACGTGCTGCGACACACGTACACGCGCGACGCCAGCCTCGCCAAGCACGCCTGGAGGCAGCTGTGGGCCGAGCTGTACCAGGTCTGTACCGCTGTGACGTCAGCAGGTGCACGgacgcgtgacgtcacactgacCTGCCCCTACAGGTGCACAGCTACACGTACGAGGAGCTGAGCGCGCGGCTCGCGGGGGCGGCCTCGGACCGCTACGTGAAGCTGCCGCGGGGGGGCGCCTGGTTCGACAACGAGGTCTACTACAAGCGGATCTGCATCCTCGCGGAGACCGTGCTGCTGGAGGCCGAGGGGCGGGCTCGAGGCCGGAGCGTGTTCCTCAACGTGGTGGGCTGCGGTGAGTgcggggggcggggggcgcggggacCGGGGGGTGCACGGTGTGAGGTGTGACTGTCTGCTGCAGGACTGGGAGTGTGGAAGATATCCCCTCACCAGACCGACGTGTACGTGCTCACCTTCCTCGAACGCATCCGCGCCATGCTGGACGAGGAGGCACTCGATCACATCACAGACGTCAACTTCGCCTACATACGTGCTTCTGATAATGTCACTGGTAAGTACtgtgtattggagtgttgtaggttacaaatataaggttaggcgagctgcacactacaacTGCTCATAGTCGTGTGGGTACCAGTGGCAAATTGTACCATGTTAGTTATTGTGAGttcataattattgttttatttttcacaatTGATTTGCATTGCTTGATTTTCTTTAAATGTTTACAGCGTTATTCacgaaaacaaatgaaattgaaaattcaACGTCAACTGtcaaaagtttgtttgttgCCAATAAAAAACACCCTAAAGGTAAGTTATTTGATCATTATGATATTGAACCGAAAGCTGCTGAAACTCTTTGAGGTTGGTAGCACTAAACAGCAATAGAACTAAGCTTTTTGAAGCTACAAGCCTTGGGAACAAGCAGCATATCTTGTGAATTATTAAACAATGCTTGGTGTAAAATACCAagtattatctatacttctctatactaatattataaagaggaaagatttgtttgtttctttgtattgaataggctccggaagtactgaaccgatttaaaaaaaatatttcactttttggaagctacactattccagagtgacatgggctataatattttaaaaaaaaattagggatccttactaaaactccaataaagaagtaaaaaaattacctaacatattatttacatcgcgtgccctgcgaaaactattgatgatagaataaaataatgtattacgactttgtagaacacattattatttacaaaaagtgtcgcgacagcatatgtctaactattatggtTATGTCGCtgtaagtgttattttatttaaaaaaaataacacaacgtcaaatatcgttgaaatttttgttaaagacccgagcggagccggagcgggccgctagttaacaAATATAGGAATTATATCACCTATGAAATTTTCTTTGAATCTTGATGGTTTGTACTGTACGTGCAGGCGGCGTGAGCGTGCAGCTGGAGGACAGGGAGCCGGCGAGCAGGCTGCACGGGCGGCACCGGGGCAAGCTGCTCGTCCTCATCTACCCCTGGGACGGGAACGCGCACCCGGGGAACGAGTTCTGGTACGTTCTGTTATAGCGGGATTCGCTACGTagattttaaaaaatgaaatacggAATTATGGAGGTCCGACGACAGTCACGCGCACTGATTTAGAATAGGATAAGAGAAGACTTGACCGTTCGGGTCGAGAGATTGTACCAGAGAGAGACTGTCCGTTTGCGGGGCGAACGGAACAGGAGAGCTCGAGAATGCTGATCGGGCAGCTTGGTTAGGGCTGTCAGCCAAATAGTATTCATACTAGGGTTATAACAGTTCGTTTGGCTCTGTATGACGGGGCGTTCTCCCCGTACATTTAAAACTACCAAGTAAtccgaaataattattttctttcaataccgAACAAAGCTTAATGACTCGTATTTAGATAATTGTTTAAGGACCGGGAATTCTAAATATATCCCCAATTATAAGAAATTTGAAAATATGGACACCCAAATTTCACACGGAAATAGTTATTTATCATTATGTATGacacaaacaaaataaagttataaaaaaatctgtatttTTTAATGCCCACTGATACCTGTTGATTATCTGTAAAATATGCGCCCTCGgtgattttcaaatttagtgTTGCGCCCTTAAGGACAAACAGGTCGCCGACCCCAGATTTTTTGTTTTGACTAGATAATTGTGACGTGAAGACAAATATAATGATTGTAGGTTAGGTAGTTTGACGGGCTCGGGCGACCCGGCGGCCGCGTGCTCCACCCAGGTGGCGGAGCTGCACAACGCGCACGTGAACCCGCGCGTCGCCGCCGCCAACACGCGCGTCGCCGCGCACGCCGCCGTGCTGCCGCTGCGGGACTGCGCCGAGCGACCCTAGCGCCGTCCGCCGCGTCGTCCATTGCGCCGCGTTCTCCGCTGCGCTGTCCAATGCGTGCTCTGGTGGATAAGCGGTATTGAGGTAATTAGGGTTTCGCTGAAACTAACGTCAGGTCTCCGTAGTATTCGTAACATGCATGTAGAGAAGGCGTACCTTTAAACCGGCTCCACACGTTGGCCCCAACGTTGCTACCAACGTTGAGCGGCGGAAATTAGGAAATGTCCACACGTTGGCTGTTATTGTAGTTCCCTTTCGTCAGAGCCAATGCGAATATGCGCTTTTACAGTACCGAGtgtgtataatttttatttgttattgaaaaaaaagaaaaagccaCATCAAAGGAGATGGTGGATAACATCGTGACAAGCACACTAGACGCGTGTTGCAACAGGACTGAGCAAATCGCCAACATGTGGACGGATCGCGAATGTTGGCACCGATTCCTTTGAGAAAACCAACACTCGACGGCCAACTACCAACGATCTCCAATGTTGGGGCCAATGCTGGGACCAACGTGTAGAGCCGGCGGTATTGGCGGATGGTGAACGTATTAAcatcttcatgagttctgtgatatatctagtattttaatggttttattttatacaattatcattaatgaaatatatatatactgatTGGTAAAATATATAGTGTAGAATAAAACGTGAAGATTGACGTTTAGTTTTTATCATACGTCATATTTATTTAGTAcatacatttcaataataataataatgtctcAACACGTTCGAGAACCATTTCGAATAAATAGAAATACAGCTTTATTTCTGAATTTTTTAGCTTATTAAAtgcataattaattattctttttatCATTATCTGGTTGTTATAAACCGTATCTCGAATATTTTTATAGCAGTATCTcgaatattttttagtttaaatagtTTTTAGATCAACTTTCAGATTTGTTCATCGGGTAAATCTTTAGTAATGTCGTTCTTGACAATAATGTGGAATCTGTTAACAATGTGAGATCAggtgaatatttttaataaaagtacATGGTATGCAatgaaagatttttatttattttaatgtcctAAGTCTTGTTTATGATGAACAAACATGACTAAGAAGTCTTTAAACTACAT includes:
- the LOC101747151 gene encoding uncharacterized protein LOC101747151; this translates as MELSNLFHSLPWYKPDWCYPSMSKENYELLKQCNDLPKTEFSDDIEDIINRSKNFSIPFPIESVRLDKLKKHRPIDRLKRNISGTYPIIHERILMLMTHFLLYKREFGSSIEKAFYKDMTIPELIDRLLLKRAVSFMGELDSYLLLSGESGEDGWENVGTLQQRPPLLLENVLSYDEMKLSAFLFVSGPTECINDGSRHNSGVVKDDDIEQEAIIIGAIGPRFERTNRMDYEDIVISSTQNSEERGYGEHVTPTTCLHVLRHTYTRDASLAKHAWRQLWAELYQVHSYTYEELSARLAGAASDRYVKLPRGGAWFDNEVYYKRICILAETVLLEAEGRARGRSVFLNVVGCGLGVWKISPHQTDVYVLTFLERIRAMLDEEALDHITDVNFAYIRASDNVTALFTKTNEIENSTSTVKSLFVANKKHPKGGVSVQLEDREPASRLHGRHRGKLLVLIYPWDGNAHPGNEFWLGSLTGSGDPAAACSTQVAELHNAHVNPRVAAANTRVAAHAAVLPLRDCAERP